A window of Ptychodera flava strain L36383 chromosome 1, AS_Pfla_20210202, whole genome shotgun sequence contains these coding sequences:
- the LOC139143495 gene encoding matrilysin-like, with protein sequence MFLQANMIRPWYIFLVFSVVDFLDMKARPTMNPKNYLMSFGYLQPSGAHGDDEMRDAVMNFQRMANLEMTGDVNNATMQMMEKPRCGVEDMIGSAVMGTNTNDTYNTKFMPRLKRYALSGMKWSKTDLTYKFVSFTKDLSIADQKAAIERAFKHWADVTPLSFTEVIQGDADILIEFATRVNSGVQFDGPGGVLAHFDDDETFTVNSYEGINLDYLAAHEFGHSLGLAHSSVPGALMAPSYQGYDPDFSLAKDDISGIQALYVRLVKYFFLLGIQMSVVQPIKKGCMITCQDQLN encoded by the exons ATGTTCCTGCAGGCGAACATGATACGACCATGGTACATATTTTTGGTTTTCTCTGTTGTTGATTTTCTGGACATGAAAGCAAGACCAACGATGAACCCGAAG AATTACCTTATGTCGTTTGGTTACTTGCAACCAAGCGGCGCACACGGCGATGACGAAATGCGCGATGCCGTGATGAACTTCCAGAGAATGGCCAACCTAGAAATGACCGGCGACGTGAACAACGCAACTATGCAAATGATGGAGAAGCCTCGTTGTGGTGTAGAAGATATGATTGGTTCAGCGGTAATGGGAACGAATACGAACGATACCTACAACACAAAGTTTATGCCCCGACTGAAAAGATACGCCCTAAGCG GTATGAAGTGGAGTAAAACAGACCTGACCTACAAATTTGTGAGTTTCACGAAAGATCTGTCCATTGCCGATCAGAAGGCAGCCATTGAGAGGGCTTTTAAGCACTGGGCTGACGTCACGCCATTGTCGTTTACCGAAGTAATCCAAGGTGATGCCGACATTTTGATCGAATTCGCCACACGTGTAAACAGCGGGGTACAGTTTGACGGACCAG gtGGCGTCCTTGCTCACTTCGACGATGACGAAACATTTACAGTGAACTCTTACGAGGGCATCAATTTAGATTATTTAGCCGCCCATGAGTTTGGCCATAGCCTGGGTCTTGCACACTCTTCCGTCCCTGGCGCCCTGATGGCGCCCTCCTATCAAGGATACGATCCAGATTTTTCTCTGGCGAAAGATGACATTTCAGGAATCCAAGCTCTGTATG TTCGATTGGTAAAATACTTTTTCTTGCTTGGTATCCAAATGTCCGTCGTTCAGCCTATCAAGAAAGGATGCATGATTACGTGCCAGGACCAATTGAACTGA